The Mucilaginibacter mallensis genome has a segment encoding these proteins:
- the yidC gene encoding membrane protein insertase YidC translates to MDRNSFTGLFLIMLIVFGSFYLMKPSKQEIKKEQERQHIDSLKKAGKIVTPATAAKADTSKVAVKLDSAQLKGAFGPALAGTEKFITLENKDLRLKLTTHGGRIYSVELKNFKTFDGKPLILFDGTQNSFGINLAAENKNFDTNNLYFTSATSGITVADKDSGSVTLRLNYSATQYIDYIYTLNGTGYKVGFTIKPTGLDNVVANSNTLNINWTAYLKKQEKDMELERRYSTVYYKTLDDNVDYLSENKDDQKDITDGKAQWVSFKGHFFSDVILANNGFAKTNISVAIDTSDHVNTKQMKADLQLAKSADGTFPMSFYFEPNQFHMLQAEGYSLEKQINLGPGPLKYINRFATLPVFDFLKQFNWNYGLIILALTVILKLVLSPLTYKSYLSMAKMRVLKPEMDEIKAKVGEDNPTLLQQEYLKLYKKAGVNPLGGCLPLLIQMPIVFAFFRFFPSLFELRGQSFLWMHDLSTYDAVITFTRIPVIGIDHLSLMCLLMTISTLIYTYFNNQISGATGQMKYIGYITPVIFLVTLNSYPAGLNYYYFLANMLTFLQQYLIRFMVDDKKIHAQIQENKKKPEDTKKKKSGFQARMEEMMKQKQLADTKKK, encoded by the coding sequence ATGGATAGAAATTCGTTCACAGGATTATTCCTGATCATGCTGATAGTTTTTGGCTCGTTTTATTTGATGAAACCATCAAAACAAGAGATCAAAAAAGAACAGGAAAGACAGCATATTGACTCTTTAAAAAAGGCAGGTAAAATTGTTACCCCTGCCACAGCAGCTAAAGCTGATACCAGTAAAGTTGCCGTTAAGCTTGATTCCGCGCAATTAAAAGGTGCTTTCGGACCAGCATTAGCAGGTACTGAAAAATTTATCACACTTGAAAATAAAGACCTACGCTTAAAGTTAACTACTCACGGCGGCAGAATATATTCAGTTGAGTTAAAGAACTTTAAAACATTTGACGGCAAGCCGCTCATTTTATTTGATGGCACGCAAAACAGCTTTGGTATAAACCTGGCTGCCGAAAACAAGAACTTTGATACCAACAACCTGTATTTTACATCGGCTACAAGCGGCATTACCGTTGCTGATAAGGATTCAGGATCAGTTACCCTGCGTTTAAACTACAGCGCAACCCAGTATATAGACTATATTTATACACTGAACGGCACTGGTTACAAAGTAGGTTTCACCATTAAACCAACCGGGCTTGATAATGTGGTTGCCAACAGCAACACGCTTAACATTAACTGGACAGCCTACCTGAAAAAACAGGAAAAGGACATGGAGTTGGAGCGCCGCTATTCAACCGTATACTATAAAACGCTTGATGATAACGTTGATTACCTGAGCGAAAACAAGGATGATCAAAAAGATATCACCGATGGTAAAGCACAGTGGGTTTCATTTAAAGGGCACTTTTTCTCTGATGTTATTTTAGCAAACAACGGTTTTGCAAAAACAAATATTTCAGTTGCAATTGATACCAGCGACCACGTAAATACCAAACAAATGAAGGCCGACCTGCAGCTTGCAAAAAGCGCTGACGGCACCTTCCCTATGAGCTTTTACTTTGAGCCGAACCAGTTCCACATGCTGCAAGCCGAAGGTTATAGCCTGGAGAAACAGATCAACTTAGGTCCGGGTCCGTTAAAGTATATCAACAGGTTTGCTACGCTGCCGGTATTTGATTTCCTTAAACAGTTTAACTGGAACTACGGCTTAATCATATTAGCGCTTACCGTTATATTAAAGCTGGTTTTATCGCCGCTTACTTATAAGTCATACTTATCGATGGCCAAAATGAGGGTGTTGAAACCTGAAATGGACGAGATAAAAGCTAAAGTTGGTGAAGATAACCCTACGCTGTTACAACAGGAATACCTGAAGCTCTATAAAAAGGCCGGGGTAAATCCATTGGGTGGATGTTTGCCGTTATTGATACAGATGCCGATAGTTTTCGCATTCTTCCGCTTTTTCCCAAGCTTATTTGAGCTGCGTGGCCAGAGCTTCCTGTGGATGCATGACTTATCAACGTATGATGCTGTAATAACTTTCACCCGTATCCCAGTGATCGGTATAGATCACTTGAGTTTGATGTGTTTGCTGATGACCATATCTACATTAATCTATACCTACTTTAATAATCAGATCTCAGGTGCTACAGGCCAGATGAAATATATCGGTTATATCACCCCCGTTATATTCCTGGTTACGCTGAACAGCTACCCTGCTGGTTTGAATTACTATTACTTCTTGGCGAACATGTTAACCTTCCTGCAACAATACCTAATCAGGTTTATGGTTGATGACAAGAAGATACATGCGCAGATACAGGAAAACAAAAAGAAACCTGAGGATACCAAAAAGAAGAAATCAGGCTTCCAGGCACGTATGGAAGAAATGATGAAACAAAAACAACTGGCGGATACTAAGAAGAAGTAG
- a CDS encoding exonuclease domain-containing protein: protein MYAIVDIETTGGHASANGITEIAICIHNGKKIIERYSTLVNPQRDIPIYISALTGITNDMVRDAPLFEDVAHDVYHLLNGKIFVAHNVNFDHSFVRHHLLASGYDLQCNKLCTVRLGRKILPGLPSYSLGKLCHHLGITNESRHRAAGDAEATSQLFTLLLQSDKGNHIPDALKQRSKEQVLPPHLPKNDLEQLPNMPGVYYFHDQKGKVIYVGKAKNLKKRVSSHFTGNNPGLQRQEFLRNICHITYQQCGTELIAFVLEAVEIKRLWPKYNRSLKRFEHAYALYAFEDQSGYLRLAVDKHRKYNTPLYTCNSLLEGHSLLVKLIETFDLCPKLCFIQRNTEPCTGNTKTSCACTGHESADDYNKKVNLAIDELKQALPTYAIRDEGRTGEENSCILIEKGQFYGMGYISHYFDVDNLQQLKNHLTPYPGNDYIKNMVSNYATRFPERKVVFA, encoded by the coding sequence ATGTATGCAATTGTTGATATTGAGACCACCGGGGGGCATGCCAGCGCCAATGGCATAACGGAAATTGCCATATGCATACATAATGGCAAAAAGATAATAGAACGCTATTCAACCCTGGTTAATCCACAACGGGATATCCCTATCTACATCAGCGCGTTAACGGGTATCACCAATGATATGGTGCGTGATGCTCCATTATTTGAGGATGTGGCCCATGACGTTTATCACCTGCTTAACGGTAAAATATTTGTAGCCCACAACGTAAATTTCGATCATTCATTTGTGCGCCATCATTTGCTGGCATCCGGCTACGATCTGCAATGCAATAAACTGTGTACCGTAAGGCTTGGGCGTAAAATACTGCCGGGGCTGCCATCATACAGCTTAGGTAAGCTATGTCATCATTTGGGTATTACCAATGAAAGCCGTCACCGTGCCGCAGGTGATGCCGAAGCTACTTCACAACTCTTTACCCTGCTACTGCAAAGCGATAAAGGCAACCATATTCCTGATGCGTTAAAACAACGATCAAAGGAACAGGTGCTCCCACCCCATTTGCCTAAAAATGACCTGGAACAATTACCCAACATGCCCGGTGTATATTATTTCCATGATCAAAAAGGGAAAGTAATATATGTGGGCAAGGCCAAAAATCTTAAAAAACGAGTAAGCAGTCATTTTACCGGTAATAACCCGGGCTTACAGCGACAGGAATTTCTGCGCAATATCTGCCACATCACCTACCAGCAATGCGGCACGGAGCTGATTGCATTTGTATTGGAAGCTGTTGAAATAAAACGCCTGTGGCCCAAATATAATCGTTCGTTAAAACGTTTTGAGCATGCCTATGCCCTGTATGCATTTGAAGATCAGAGCGGCTACCTGCGCTTAGCTGTAGATAAACACCGCAAATACAATACGCCATTATATACCTGCAACTCTTTACTTGAAGGCCACAGCTTACTGGTTAAGTTAATTGAAACCTTCGACCTTTGCCCAAAGCTGTGTTTTATACAGCGCAATACCGAACCTTGTACAGGAAATACCAAAACATCATGCGCCTGTACAGGCCATGAAAGTGCCGATGATTACAACAAAAAGGTAAACCTGGCCATTGATGAATTAAAACAGGCATTACCCACCTACGCTATCCGCGATGAAGGTCGCACAGGTGAAGAAAACAGTTGTATCCTGATTGAAAAAGGGCAGTTTTACGGCATGGGTTATATCTCCCATTATTTTGATGTAGATAACCTGCAGCAACTAAAAAATCACCTCACACCCTACCCGGGTAATGATTATATAAAGAATATGGTATCCAACTACGCCACTAGATTTCCGGAGCGGAAGGTGGTGTTTGCCTAA
- the pyrF gene encoding orotidine-5'-phosphate decarboxylase — protein MSRQQLIDQIKQKRSFLCVGLDTDIEKIPSFLKAYPDPIFEFNKRIIDATQDLCVAYKPNSAFYEAYGVKGLQSLIATWEYLPKDCLSIIDAKRGDIGNTSDKYAKAFFDEASSGMGFDAITVTPYMGNDSVTPYLAYDNKWIIILALTSSVGSKDFQYLTTENGFLYETVIQKANTWAGADRIMYVVGATKSTEFTNIRKFAPDNFLLVPGVGAQGGSLEDVCKYGMNKDCGLLVNASRSIIYASNGEDFADAARAEALKMQQQMEVELEKAGVI, from the coding sequence ATTTCCCGCCAGCAGCTTATAGACCAGATAAAACAGAAAAGATCATTTTTATGTGTTGGTCTTGATACAGATATTGAGAAAATCCCCTCGTTTTTAAAGGCATACCCTGATCCTATATTTGAATTTAATAAACGTATAATTGATGCTACACAGGATTTGTGCGTGGCCTATAAACCCAATTCAGCTTTTTACGAAGCTTATGGCGTAAAGGGTTTACAGAGTTTAATAGCTACCTGGGAGTATTTGCCAAAGGATTGTTTAAGTATTATTGATGCCAAGCGTGGCGATATAGGCAACACATCAGATAAATATGCAAAGGCATTTTTTGATGAAGCATCGTCAGGGATGGGTTTTGATGCCATAACCGTAACACCTTATATGGGTAACGACAGCGTTACGCCTTATTTAGCTTATGATAATAAATGGATCATCATACTGGCGCTTACCTCATCGGTTGGGAGTAAGGACTTTCAGTATTTAACTACGGAGAACGGATTTTTATATGAAACCGTTATACAAAAAGCCAATACCTGGGCCGGTGCCGACCGTATTATGTATGTAGTAGGTGCTACCAAAAGCACCGAGTTTACCAATATCCGCAAATTCGCTCCCGATAACTTTTTACTGGTACCCGGCGTAGGTGCACAGGGCGGTAGCCTAGAGGATGTTTGTAAATACGGCATGAACAAGGATTGTGGTCTGCTGGTTAATGCATCACGCTCCATTATATATGCCAGCAACGGCGAGGATTTTGCTGATGCGGCAAGGGCCGAGGCGCTGAAAATGCAACAGCAAATGGAAGTGGAGTTGGAAAAGGCTGGGGTGATATAA
- the rho gene encoding transcription termination factor Rho: MSGTIELNDKLVSELREIAKSLGIADADELRKAQLITAIVEQQNLIEAARAQQNAVANNYAPISSESTETVADAGEKSRKRVRTIKTKNSTAPRIEVPLDDTNLFDIADDEAQADEAETEAPAEVEAPVSQQGQPDDVAPKTEEIVAEARPQKFERRINSNQNNGNGQSKNQEPAINLDFDNVIINEGVLEIMPDGYGFLRSSDYNYLTSPDDIYVSQSQIKLFGLKTGDTVRGSIRPPKEGEKYFPLVRVEAINGRIPAEVRDRVPFDHLTPLFPSEKLSLFTDAGNYSTRIMDLFSPIGKGQRGLIVAQPKTGKTMLLKDVANAIAKNHPEVYLIILLIDERPEEVTDMARSVRAEVVSSTFDEPAERHVKIANIVLEKAKRMVECGHDVVILLDSITRLARAYNTVAPASGKILSGGVDANALHKPKRFFGAARNIEDGGSLTIIATALTETGSKMDEVIFEEFKGTGNMELQLDRKLSNKRIFPAIDITASSTRRDDLLLDRDTLQRIWILRNHLADMNSQESMEFLQAQIRGTKTNEEFLISMNS; this comes from the coding sequence ATGTCTGGTACAATTGAATTGAACGACAAACTCGTTTCGGAGTTGCGCGAAATTGCAAAAAGTTTAGGTATCGCTGACGCTGACGAACTTAGAAAAGCTCAGCTTATCACCGCTATTGTTGAACAGCAAAATTTGATAGAAGCCGCAAGGGCTCAGCAAAATGCTGTTGCAAACAATTACGCTCCCATCTCATCAGAAAGCACTGAAACAGTAGCTGATGCCGGTGAAAAATCACGTAAAAGAGTACGTACTATAAAAACTAAAAATAGCACCGCCCCACGCATTGAGGTGCCGCTTGATGATACAAACCTGTTTGATATAGCCGATGATGAGGCCCAGGCAGACGAGGCAGAAACAGAAGCTCCTGCAGAAGTTGAAGCTCCCGTTAGTCAACAAGGCCAACCTGATGATGTTGCTCCAAAAACTGAGGAAATTGTTGCTGAAGCACGCCCTCAAAAATTTGAGCGCCGCATAAACAGCAACCAGAACAACGGTAATGGTCAGTCAAAAAATCAGGAACCAGCTATAAACCTTGATTTTGATAATGTTATTATAAATGAAGGCGTGTTAGAAATTATGCCTGATGGCTATGGTTTCTTACGCTCATCTGATTATAACTATCTTACCTCTCCTGATGATATTTATGTATCGCAATCGCAGATAAAATTGTTCGGTCTTAAAACCGGCGATACTGTGCGCGGCAGCATAAGGCCACCAAAAGAAGGTGAAAAATACTTCCCTTTGGTACGTGTTGAGGCTATTAATGGCCGTATACCTGCTGAAGTACGTGACCGTGTACCTTTCGACCACTTAACGCCACTCTTCCCATCAGAAAAGCTGAGCCTGTTTACTGATGCGGGTAACTATTCAACCCGTATTATGGACCTGTTCTCGCCTATTGGTAAAGGGCAGCGTGGTTTAATTGTGGCACAGCCTAAAACTGGTAAAACCATGTTACTAAAGGATGTTGCTAACGCGATTGCAAAAAATCATCCCGAAGTATACCTGATCATCCTGTTAATTGATGAGCGCCCTGAGGAGGTTACCGATATGGCCCGCAGCGTGCGTGCCGAAGTTGTTTCATCAACATTTGATGAACCTGCTGAGCGCCACGTAAAAATTGCCAACATCGTGCTTGAAAAAGCAAAACGTATGGTTGAGTGCGGTCATGATGTAGTTATCCTGCTGGATTCTATCACACGCCTTGCACGTGCTTACAATACAGTTGCACCGGCATCAGGTAAAATATTATCGGGTGGTGTTGATGCAAACGCATTACATAAGCCTAAACGCTTTTTTGGTGCCGCACGTAACATTGAGGATGGTGGTTCATTAACCATTATAGCTACAGCGCTTACCGAAACCGGCTCAAAAATGGATGAGGTTATCTTTGAAGAGTTTAAAGGTACAGGTAATATGGAGCTGCAGCTGGATCGTAAGTTGTCTAACAAACGTATATTCCCGGCTATTGATATTACCGCTTCAAGTACCCGTCGTGACGATCTGTTGCTTGACCGCGACACCTTACAACGTATCTGGATATTGCGTAACCACTTGGCTGATATGAACTCTCAGGAATCAATGGAGTTTTTACAGGCGCAAATTAGGGGAACAAAAACTAATGAAGAATTTCTCATATCAATGAATTCATAA
- the pssA gene encoding CDP-diacylglycerol--serine O-phosphatidyltransferase encodes MKKHLPNAITCANLFSGCVGIVFAFQGELVIASYAIFLSAIFDFFDGLASRVLQSYSGIGKDLDSLADLVSFGFLPAAILYELFLQSPQINNISPYLNFIPFAIVIFSALRLAKFNVDTRQAEIFIGLPTPANAILIASLPLTMEQHSRSSHYILNQYGLSVLVLVMCALLVAELPLMSLKFKNRDFNQNIYRYLLLLFSAILILFFKFAAVPVVILFYITLSIIQFKIAHDKVPG; translated from the coding sequence GTGAAAAAACACCTTCCAAATGCCATAACCTGTGCCAACCTGTTCAGCGGTTGTGTAGGAATCGTTTTCGCCTTTCAAGGCGAACTGGTAATAGCATCATATGCCATCTTTCTTTCAGCTATTTTTGATTTTTTCGATGGCCTGGCCTCACGTGTACTGCAATCCTATTCGGGTATAGGTAAAGACCTGGATTCGCTAGCCGACCTGGTGAGCTTTGGTTTTTTACCCGCAGCTATATTATATGAGCTATTTTTACAAAGCCCTCAAATAAATAATATCAGCCCATACTTAAATTTTATACCTTTTGCAATAGTCATATTTTCGGCACTGCGATTGGCTAAGTTTAATGTTGACACCCGGCAGGCGGAGATCTTTATTGGCTTACCAACTCCTGCAAATGCTATATTAATAGCTTCGCTCCCGCTAACTATGGAGCAGCACAGCCGTTCATCACACTATATTTTAAACCAGTATGGTTTATCAGTTTTGGTACTGGTAATGTGCGCTTTATTAGTTGCTGAGCTGCCATTAATGTCCCTTAAATTCAAGAACCGCGACTTCAACCAAAATATTTATCGCTATTTACTGCTACTATTTTCGGCTATATTGATTCTATTTTTTAAATTCGCGGCAGTTCCGGTGGTTATACTTTTCTATATCACCTTATCAATAATTCAATTCAAAATAGCACATGATAAAGTTCCAGGCTGA
- the purS gene encoding phosphoribosylformylglycinamidine synthase subunit PurS, with translation MIKFQAEIDVMPKKEILDPQGKAVTGSMKNLGLAEIQNIRIGKHISLEIEAPTAEIAHAKVEEACKNLLANLIMESYTFKIEAV, from the coding sequence ATGATAAAGTTCCAGGCTGAAATAGATGTAATGCCAAAGAAAGAAATTCTTGACCCTCAGGGAAAAGCAGTAACAGGCAGCATGAAAAACCTTGGTTTAGCCGAAATACAAAATATACGTATAGGCAAACATATTTCACTTGAAATTGAAGCCCCTACTGCTGAAATAGCCCACGCTAAAGTTGAAGAAGCCTGTAAAAACTTATTGGCTAACTTAATAATGGAAAGCTATACGTTTAAAATAGAGGCGGTTTAA
- a CDS encoding Hpt domain-containing protein, which produces MPDTSPDKDIDLSTLYDIADGSNEFIVESITMFLDQVPGLLQDIGNAIAGNEWPTAAAAAHKVKANLSFFGMFYSQTLVQELEILCKSASPDPAEITAKFNQLNDMMADNLAALELVKTEKEANL; this is translated from the coding sequence ATGCCTGACACTTCACCAGATAAAGATATTGATCTATCAACATTATATGATATTGCCGATGGCAGCAATGAGTTTATCGTTGAATCTATAACCATGTTTTTGGATCAGGTGCCTGGTTTATTACAGGATATTGGAAATGCTATTGCCGGTAACGAGTGGCCTACCGCTGCTGCGGCTGCCCATAAAGTAAAAGCCAACCTGAGTTTCTTCGGTATGTTCTATAGCCAAACGTTGGTGCAGGAACTGGAAATACTATGTAAATCAGCTAGCCCTGATCCGGCAGAGATAACAGCCAAATTTAATCAGTTAAATGATATGATGGCTGATAACCTGGCTGCCCTTGAACTGGTAAAAACCGAAAAAGAGGCTAATCTTTAA
- the folK gene encoding 2-amino-4-hydroxy-6-hydroxymethyldihydropteridine diphosphokinase — MIDVYLLLGSNLGDRKLFMDEAIRYIEADIAPVIKISPVYETQSWGKSDAPDYLNQVIFLKTDIPAQDVLKKILNIELILGRKREEKWGSRTIDIDILFYGSDIISEDGLQVPHPELHKRRFTLEPLSDIAPDLIHPNYNKTILQLKNELRDTLIVKKLYF, encoded by the coding sequence ATGATTGATGTTTATTTACTGTTAGGCAGTAACCTTGGTGATAGAAAGCTGTTTATGGATGAGGCAATCCGCTATATTGAAGCAGATATAGCACCGGTTATAAAAATATCACCTGTATATGAAACGCAATCATGGGGTAAGAGTGATGCGCCTGATTACCTAAATCAGGTAATATTTTTAAAAACCGATATCCCGGCACAGGATGTTCTTAAAAAGATATTAAATATTGAACTGATCCTTGGAAGAAAAAGGGAGGAAAAGTGGGGATCGCGGACTATTGATATTGATATATTGTTTTATGGCTCGGATATTATTAGTGAGGATGGCCTGCAGGTGCCGCACCCCGAATTACACAAAAGGAGGTTTACCCTTGAGCCACTCAGTGATATTGCCCCCGATTTAATACACCCGAACTATAATAAAACTATATTACAATTGAAAAATGAGTTGCGGGACACCTTAATTGTAAAAAAGTTATATTTTTGA
- the sppA gene encoding signal peptide peptidase SppA: MKQFFKFVLASFFGLLLTIVIIILIFIAYIASSGNNKSAEVDSDSVLHIQFTKDIPERTPSNPFSGLGFLGLDEDRDIGLNDILANIKKAKTDDNIKGIFLDESDMMSGQATVEEVRNALIDFKKSGKFIIAYSEVYTQQFYYLASVADKIYINPKGIFEFKGFSSQITFLKGAMDKLGIEAQIIKVGTYKSAVEPYFLTKMSDANRLQVTSYLGSMYDHFLTGISLSRGINKDSLFNYANQFRIQFPEDALKYKLVDGLKYKDEILDEIRQRTGIEAKKNIHSVEINEYNQNDGASDDDSDKKDSKNKIAIVYASGEISGGDGDDNSIGSERISEALRKVRLDDKVKAVVLRVNSPGGSSLASDVIWREVMLTKKAKPVIVSMGDYAASGGYYISCAADSIIAEPNTITGSIGIFAILPNLQKLFNDKLGITFDGVTTGKYADLGDISRPLSPDERAILQNQVNRGYDEFTKAVAAGRHKTQKYIDSIGQGRVWTGAQAVKIGLVDRLGNINDAIASAAKMAKLKHYKIDTYPDQKSKLNKVGSLLNSEIKMRTIKSELGENYIYYQQIKGVTQMMRTPQARLPYEIQIK; the protein is encoded by the coding sequence ATGAAACAATTCTTCAAATTCGTCCTTGCCAGCTTCTTTGGCCTTCTGTTAACTATAGTTATTATTATATTAATTTTCATAGCTTATATAGCTTCATCAGGCAATAATAAAAGCGCTGAGGTTGATTCAGATTCAGTTTTACATATTCAATTTACCAAGGATATTCCGGAACGTACACCTTCAAACCCATTTTCAGGCTTAGGCTTTTTAGGGCTTGATGAGGATAGGGACATCGGCCTTAATGATATATTGGCCAACATAAAAAAGGCCAAAACTGACGATAATATTAAAGGCATATTTTTAGATGAAAGCGACATGATGTCGGGCCAGGCTACCGTTGAAGAAGTACGCAATGCCCTGATCGACTTTAAGAAATCAGGCAAGTTCATTATTGCCTATTCCGAGGTTTATACACAACAATTTTATTATCTGGCATCAGTAGCCGATAAAATCTACATCAACCCTAAAGGTATTTTTGAATTTAAGGGTTTCAGCTCGCAGATTACCTTTTTAAAAGGCGCTATGGATAAATTGGGTATCGAGGCACAAATTATTAAAGTAGGCACCTATAAAAGTGCGGTTGAACCTTATTTTCTTACTAAAATGAGCGATGCCAACCGCTTGCAGGTTACCTCCTACCTTGGCTCGATGTATGATCATTTTTTAACCGGGATCAGCTTGAGCAGGGGTATAAATAAAGATTCATTATTTAATTATGCCAACCAGTTCCGCATACAATTTCCGGAGGATGCGTTAAAATACAAACTGGTTGATGGCTTAAAATATAAAGACGAAATTCTGGACGAGATCAGGCAACGTACTGGAATCGAGGCTAAAAAGAATATTCATAGCGTTGAGATCAATGAATATAACCAGAACGACGGCGCCAGCGATGACGATAGTGACAAAAAAGACTCCAAAAACAAGATCGCTATTGTATATGCATCCGGCGAAATTAGTGGTGGCGATGGCGATGATAACAGCATAGGTTCTGAAAGAATATCAGAGGCTTTACGTAAAGTACGCCTTGATGATAAGGTTAAAGCCGTTGTTTTACGTGTAAACTCGCCTGGTGGCAGCTCGCTGGCATCGGATGTGATATGGCGCGAGGTAATGCTTACTAAAAAAGCAAAACCGGTTATTGTATCTATGGGTGATTATGCGGCATCGGGCGGTTACTATATCTCGTGCGCGGCAGATTCTATTATTGCTGAACCAAATACCATTACCGGCTCCATAGGCATTTTCGCCATATTACCTAACCTGCAAAAACTGTTTAATGATAAGCTGGGTATTACGTTTGATGGTGTAACTACCGGAAAATATGCTGATTTGGGTGACATTAGCAGGCCTTTAAGTCCTGACGAAAGAGCAATTTTACAAAACCAGGTTAACCGTGGTTATGACGAATTTACAAAAGCCGTTGCAGCAGGACGCCACAAAACACAAAAATATATCGACAGTATTGGGCAGGGTCGTGTGTGGACTGGTGCACAAGCCGTAAAAATTGGCCTGGTTGACCGCCTGGGGAATATTAATGACGCCATTGCATCTGCAGCAAAAATGGCTAAGTTGAAACACTATAAAATAGACACTTACCCCGACCAAAAAAGCAAGCTGAACAAAGTGGGCTCGTTATTGAACAGCGAGATAAAGATGCGCACCATAAAATCAGAACTGGGCGAAAACTATATATACTACCAGCAAATAAAGGGCGTAACCCAAATGATGCGTACCCCGCAGGCAAGGTTGCCTTATGAAATTCAGATAAAGTAA